Part of the Deltaproteobacteria bacterium genome, GGTACGGAATTCGGTCATCCCGACGTCGGCCGTGTAGCTGATCTCCCCTTCCCCGTTCATCAATGCCTTCATGGCAACGGTAGGCGACGGATACGGATTGACCGTGACGGTATATTCGCCGCCGAGCGCCTGCTCTAACACTCCGGCCAACTGGGCGGATACCTTGTAGCCGTAAGTACCCACTTGGGACGTGGCCAAGCGGAGCGACTTGCGCTCCGCTGCGTAACCCGGGTCGATCGCCGAAAAGGCGAAGACGGCGGCAAGGGCCGCTACGGATACCGCGAACTTGTGACTCGGTCTTGTCTTCAACATCGTTTCCCTCCTTGGATTGCATTTCAGTGGCACGTTATTGATAAGAACTGACTTTTCTGTGGGAGAAGGATACGATGGGCTACCTTGTGTGTCAAGGAGATTTTATCGCCTTTATGTTAGAAAATAGCGCTATGGTCATCTTAAGGCTGGAACATAAAAGAGAGATTTACAAAAGGATTTAAGAGTCAGCCCAGAAAATAGGGGAAGAATAATGTCATAACTCGCCCCCGTGGGTAAATTGGAGAGTAATCATGATGGGCCCGATCTCTATTTCTTGGAAGGTATCCTGTGGGGGGGCTTCCTGCTTAACGCCCTGTTGAAAAATAAGAGGGAATGAAACTAAGTTGCTGAAATTTCCGGCCCTGTCTTGGATTTGCACCTTCAGGGTAATGTCAGACAAGTTCAGACCGTACCCTCCTCCTGTGTTCAAATAGATATGGCCTGATAATTCTTGCCGGTTTTCTTCTTTGATTCTGGTGAAGCTGACCGGGTATGTTCCTATTCCCGGCTGATCGATGGTGCACACGATATATTTCATGTCTCCATCCGAGTCTGAGGCATTCAGATATACTTTCCACGTGTCTCCCGCCCCAAGTGATGTGGAAGCAAAAGATTGAGTGATCACGGGGATAATTTTTCTTTTGTTCTCCCTGTTATTGGCCATAGACTCAAAAGCAGCAAGACCCTTTTCCCCTGCCTGCGAATGATTGGGCAGAGACATTGTGAATTATACTCCATGATTTGAATTTTTTAACTTCCTTTCAAAAAATATGATAAATTGGGGTTTTCTGGGAATGATATAGGCCAAGGAGAAAAAAATGCGCCGAGAAGTCGTCAAAGCAGTGTTCGTGGTTTTTATCGCCAGCTTTTGTACGATGGTCATCGAGCTGGTAGCGGGGAGGATCATGGCTCCCTATGTGGGGGTCTCGTTATACACCTGGACTTCCATCATCGGGGTAGTGCTGGCCGGGATTAGTATCGGAGCCTATGTGGGGGGTATCTTGGCGGATCGATTTCCTACGCCGCGTACCTTAGGCTGGCTGCTTTTTTTATCGGGATTGGGAGCGCTTTCAATATCGCCTTTGACCGAAGCCGTGGCCCGCTGGCCTCTGCAAACATCCTTGATGCTGCGCATCCTGATCATCACCACCGTGATCTTTTTCGTGCCCGCCTTCATCTTGGGGATGATCTCTCCGGTGGTGGTACGCTTATCTTTGGATCGGCTGGATAGGTCCGGAAACGTTGTGGGGAAGATCTATGCCTTCTCCACTTTGGGTTCTATTTTGGGGACCTTTGCCACCGGGTTTTTCCTGATCTCCTGGATGGGAACGCGAAATATCCTTCTGCTCATGGCGCTGATTCTGATTGTCTCCTCCCCCTTCTTTGGGGGAGCTTTCCTGAAGCGGCGTGTATTTCTGATCCTCTTGCCGGTCTTCTCTGTTTTCCTCTGGGCCGTGCATGACCAGGCCTTCACCAAGCAGCGGGATGAAAATTCCTATTATTTCAAGGAAACCGATTATTCCACCATCGAGCTGAAGAAGTTGAAGAAGAACGGGAAAACTTTGGAAACCGTAATCCTGGATAACTTGATCCATTCCTATGTGGACCTGGATGACCCCCTCCATCTGCAATACGGATACGAAAGAACCTATGCTGATCTGGTGGCCTGGAAAGCTAAGGCCAACCCGAAATTCCGAGCTCTGATCATCGGCGGAGGAGGTTATACATTCCCTCGGTATCTGGAGGCAAAATATCCTGAGGCGCATATTGACGTCATCGAGATTGATCCCCACTTGACCGAATTGGCCTACGAATACCTAGGTCTTTCCCGCAAGACCCGCATCCGCTCCTTCAACGACGATGCCCGCTGGGTCCTGATGAATTTCCCGGAGCGGGGTGTATATGACTTCATCTTCGGAGACGCCTTTAATGACCTGACTATTCCCTATCACCTGACAACCAAGGAGTTCTCCTCCATCATCCGTTCCCTCCTCAAACCGGATGGGATGCTGATTGCCAACGTGATTGACCATTTTCATACCGGCCTTTTCATGCCCTCTTACGTTCGCACGTTGGAAGAGGTCTTTGACCGAGGGAAAGTGGCTCTAATAGCGGATACACCTTTCGAAGAAATGGGGATCAGTACGATGATCGTGGCCGCCAGCCCCCGCGAATACCCCTGGAAGGAAGTGGAAACGGAGAACAAAGGGAATTGCTATGTCATTGTTCCCAAGGAACTGGGCCAGAAGCTGCAGAATCGTTTCGCGGTCGTTCTGACCGATTCCTACGCTCCGGTCGATAACCTGACTGCCCCTATCTTCGAAGAGAGGTTTGGGAGGAAAAAAAGAGGGTAAATCTTGATAAAATCCCAAATCCCAAATTCCAAGCAAATCCCCTTGAACAAAATTTCGAATGTAAAACAAAAGATCTGGGGTTTGGAAAATTAGATATTGGAATTGGGGATTTGATGCTGGAAGAGGTCCTCTCGGTTAAGAATCTTCTTTTTTCCCTTCTCTTTCATCTTCAATCTTAATTCCATATTTGCGGATTTTTTGCTGCAAATTCTGGCGGAACATTTGGGCTTTGCGCGAAGCCTCCGAGATGTTCCAATTGCTTTCTTTCAGGATGTGGGTGAGGTAAAATTTTTCGAACTGGTCTTTAGCCTTGTTAAAAGGTGAACTCATCCAGTTCTCCTGAGCCGTAACCCGGTCGGCGACCCGGGTTAAAAATTCCTGGGGCAGGTCGGTAATTTTAATCGTATTTTCCTCCGCCATGGAAAGAGCAGACTCGATGACATGCTCCAGCTCCCGGACGTTGCCAGGCCATTTGTAAGCCTGGAGGGCTTTGAGGGCTTGGGGATCGATACATTCCACTTTCCGTACCCCCCGGTATTTTTCCAGGAAATGATAGGCCAAGAGAGGGATGTCGCCGAGGCGTTCCCGCAGTGGTGGGAGATGAATCGCGATTCCTTTCAGACGATAATAAAGATCCTGGCGGAATTCTCTACGCTCCACGGCTTTTTCCAGGTTACGATTGGTGGCGGCAATGATGCGAATGTCCACGTGGATGGGGTGAGTATCTCCCACGCGCATGAACTCTCCTTCCTGGATGACCCGGAGCAATTTTACCTGAAAGCTTGAGCTGGTCTCGGTGATCTCGTCAAAGAAAACCGTTCCTCCATCGGCTACTTCAATCAAACCTTTACGCGTGACCACAGCCCCGGTAAAGGCTCCTTTCACATGGCCAAAAAGTTCGCTCTCCAAGACCCCTTCGGCCAGGGAGCCACAGTTGATGGGCTGAAAAGGCTTCTCGCGCCGAAGGCTCAGGTTATGGATGGCCTTGGCCACCAGCTCTTTTCCCGTTCCCGTTTCACCCGTAAGAAGAATATTACTTTCTCCCCTGGCCACTTTCTGGATCATCTCGAACACCCGGTGCAAGGGGGCGCTGTTGCCGATAATGTTCTCAAAGGATTTTTGAGATTGCAGTTGACGGCGAAGGAGGATGTTTTCCGATTCTAAGCGGCTGCGTTCCGCCGCCCGTTCAATAATCACGCGGACTTCATCGGGAGTAAAGGGTTTGGGCAGATAATCATAGGCGCCTTTCTGGATCGCCTCGACGGCACTTTTGATGGTGGCGTATCCCGTGATCATGATGACCACCAAGTGGGGATGGATCTTTTTTAATTCTTCCAGGAGTTGAATTCCGTCCATTCCGGGCATTCTTATGTCTGTGATGACGATGTCAAAAGGCTCGCCCTGCAACCGTTGCAGGGCGTCCTCAGCCCGCAGGGTGTAGTCGGATGGATACCCACTTTTTTTCAGGATGGCCCGAAGCGATTTACAAGTGTTAACTTGGTCGTCGACGATGAGAATCTTACAGGAATGTTCCATTTTAATTTTTTCCGCTTTCGGCCAGAGGGAAATCGATGGTAAAAGTAGTTCCTTGCCCTTCCTGACTTTCCAGGTGGTATTGAGCCCCATAATTTTTCAGAATGCCCGAGACGATATATAAGCCCAATCCGGTGCCCTCTCCTGTACTCTTGGTCGTGTAGAAGGGATCGAAGACCTTGGACAAATTTTCCGGAGATATGCCACATCCATTATCCTCGACGACCACGCGGATAAAGGGACCCATAAGAGGGCGGTGGGCAGAAAGAGATTCTTCCTGGGCTTCGAGGTATTGGGTGCGGATGAGTAGCTTTTTTCCCCGGGGAGGTTCACCTGATTTTTCGTCTCCTGCATCCAAAGCGTCCAACCCCTGGATG contains:
- a CDS encoding fused MFS/spermidine synthase, which encodes MRREVVKAVFVVFIASFCTMVIELVAGRIMAPYVGVSLYTWTSIIGVVLAGISIGAYVGGILADRFPTPRTLGWLLFLSGLGALSISPLTEAVARWPLQTSLMLRILIITTVIFFVPAFILGMISPVVVRLSLDRLDRSGNVVGKIYAFSTLGSILGTFATGFFLISWMGTRNILLLMALILIVSSPFFGGAFLKRRVFLILLPVFSVFLWAVHDQAFTKQRDENSYYFKETDYSTIELKKLKKNGKTLETVILDNLIHSYVDLDDPLHLQYGYERTYADLVAWKAKANPKFRALIIGGGGYTFPRYLEAKYPEAHIDVIEIDPHLTELAYEYLGLSRKTRIRSFNDDARWVLMNFPERGVYDFIFGDAFNDLTIPYHLTTKEFSSIIRSLLKPDGMLIANVIDHFHTGLFMPSYVRTLEEVFDRGKVALIADTPFEEMGISTMIVAASPREYPWKEVETENKGNCYVIVPKELGQKLQNRFAVVLTDSYAPVDNLTAPIFEERFGRKKRG
- a CDS encoding sigma-54 dependent transcriptional regulator, whose product is MEHSCKILIVDDQVNTCKSLRAILKKSGYPSDYTLRAEDALQRLQGEPFDIVITDIRMPGMDGIQLLEELKKIHPHLVVIMITGYATIKSAVEAIQKGAYDYLPKPFTPDEVRVIIERAAERSRLESENILLRRQLQSQKSFENIIGNSAPLHRVFEMIQKVARGESNILLTGETGTGKELVAKAIHNLSLRREKPFQPINCGSLAEGVLESELFGHVKGAFTGAVVTRKGLIEVADGGTVFFDEITETSSSFQVKLLRVIQEGEFMRVGDTHPIHVDIRIIAATNRNLEKAVERREFRQDLYYRLKGIAIHLPPLRERLGDIPLLAYHFLEKYRGVRKVECIDPQALKALQAYKWPGNVRELEHVIESALSMAEENTIKITDLPQEFLTRVADRVTAQENWMSSPFNKAKDQFEKFYLTHILKESNWNISEASRKAQMFRQNLQQKIRKYGIKIEDEREGKKEDS